One Callithrix jacchus isolate 240 chromosome 4, calJac240_pri, whole genome shotgun sequence genomic window, ctctgtctttaaaaaaaaaattagctcttaTTCCTACCTCTACTTATTAGCCTATGCTCTCACTCATATAcaatgcctgcctgcctgccttttgAATAGCCTTAAGATCCaccttatttccttttctctgcaaagaCATCTCAAACTATCTTATTCTGTTTTAGTCTTACTCTCTGAACTTCCTTGGTAATTTTAGTTagttctggccaggcgcggtgcctcatgcctataatcccagcgctttgggaggctaaggcaggcagatcacctgaggtcgagtgtttgagaccagactgaccaacatagagtaacccctgtctctacaaaaaatacaaaaaaattagctgggtgtggtggcacatgcctataatcccagctacttgggaggctgaggtaggagaatcgctggaacctgagaggcagaggttgcagtgagccgaggtcatgccattgcactccagcctgggcaacaagagcaaaactccatctaaaaaaataaaaataaataaataaataaatgcatatatatatatatatatatgtctgtatgtgtgtatttagttCTGTAACCTGGTccatctatttaattttttcattttttattaattattttatttactttgagttGGAGTtacactcttgctgcccaggctggagtgcaatggcacaatcttgactcactgcaacatccacctcctgggttcaagtgattctcctgcctcagcctcctgagtagctgggattgcaggcatatgccaccatgcccggctgattttgtatttgtagtagagatggggttttgccacattggccaggctggtctcaaactcctgacctcaggtgatcctcccaccttggcctctcaaagtgttgggattacaggtgtgagccaccgtgcctggccaggaccATATTTTAATTGTCTTTGTAGCTGCAGGGTTTAGTACACTGCCTGGCATCGAATTTTACAGATGCCATTTTCTGTCTCActgtttctttttgcctttgaGATCTTCCGGCTTTGTTCTTGTGATCTTCTCTGCTGGTCTTTGTTCTTCTGAGTTTGTCCCTACCCTCACCTCAGCCCAAGCTGCATATGGGCTGCCCTCCTTGTTGTGTTTCTCTCACAGACGGTGTACAGTGCCTTGGGCCTGAGGGATGCCTGCTGCTCCCTGCCGCAGTCCATCCAGCTCTTTCGGGACATTGCTCAAGAGTTCTCTGATGACCTGCACCACATCGCCAGCCTCATTGGGAAAGTAGTGAGTGGATGGAAAGAGCGAGTGCACCCAGGGAGGtcagggagagaaaggagagggactGGAGCCCAGGGAATGCAGTGTGCGAGATGGGGAAGCATGGGAGTTATTGAAGTCAGTTGGGTAGTTAAAGAATAGGATGGTGAGAGGAGGTGGCAGAAATTCAGGGAAGTAGCTGGAGGGTGAGAGTTAAAGCAGGACTGCAGGGAGAATTGGGGCCCAAGGAGAGCTGAGGAACAGGACAGAGAGGGTACCGGGTGCTAAGAATCAGTACTTCTTACCTCCTCAGGTAGACTTTGAGGGCAGTCTTGCTGAAAATCGCTTCACAGTGCTCCCCAACATAGATCCTGAAATTGATGAGAGTGAGTGTTGGGTGCGGATGGGCCTTTGAGCCCTGCGCAGGGACGGACTACCATCCTTGGCAGGTGGTCACCACAGCTGGGGATCTTCATAGAAACCAGGGCAGGAGCCTCACTTTTGATAACCACATGTCTTCCACCCTCGTAGAAAAACGAAGATTGATGGGACTTCCCAATTTCCTCACTGAGGTTGCCCGCAAGGAGCTGGAGAATCTGGACTCCCGTATTCCTTCATGCAGTGTCATCTATATCCCTCTGGTGAGGGTAGGAGAGTGGGTGTAGCCTTCAGAGGTCTTTTGGGGGAGATAGGCTTATGAAAGACACACTGGTAGATAAGAAAACTTATGGGGCAGCCTGAAGAACATGAATACCTTTTTGTGGGGATACAGTGATCTCTTAAGCTTCCTCTAGGGAGAGGAGGTGTCCAGTAAGTCTCCAAGCAGGAGAGTAGGGTATCTCCTCTTTACTCTCCCCAGATCGGCTTCCTTCTTTGTATTCCTCGCCTGTCTTCCATGGTAGAGGCCAGTGACTTTGAGATTGACGGACTGGACTTCATGGTAAGACCCTCAACCTTTGTAGGTGAGTGATGAGGAAAATGAGTCAGCAGCTGAGGAAGGGCCTTACCCCGTAGCAGCACTGCCCAGTATGGGCTCTCTCCTCTGTAGTTTTACTCTGAGCTTTACCAGCACTGAGGCAAAGGAAAGAGAAGTCAGGGTTAGGGGCTGGAGGTGAGGTTAGGaaggtgaggaagaggaggaggaccaAGAGATGCAAAGCCCACAGTTTTGAACCCCTGTACCCAGTTTCTCTCAGAGGAGAAGCTTCACTATCGTAGTGCCCGAACCAAGGAGCTGGATGCATTGCTGGGGGACCTGCACTGCGAGATCCGGGGTGAGGAGGAGCCAGAGGTTATGTGCATtgtaagatgtttttaaaaaagcagcagccaggggcaggaggagagTGGGCAACTTGGGAATGTTTCCAACAGGCCCCTTCTCTTCctactctgtctctctcactctgaCTCTGTGTCTTTTCCTCTGAATGTCTTCAGGTCTCAGATTTTATCTGCATACCTGTTTCCAGATCCCTCTAGGGGCCTCTGCCTCTCCTTCACTTTCCCCTGGAGCTGACCTCCAgctccctccctcaccccctcTCAGACCAGGAGACGCTGCTGATGTACCAGTTGCAGTGCCAGGTGCTAGCACGAGCAGCTGTCTTAACCCGAGTATTAGACCTTGCCTCCCGCCTGGACGTCCTGCTGGCTCTTGCCAGTGCTGCCCGGGACTATGGCTACTCAAGGCCCCGTTACTCCCCACAAGTCCTTGGGGTACGAATCCAGAATGGCAGGTAAGAATAGAGGTGGAAGAATAAACATGAGGGGTCCAAAGGCTCCATCTTCTGGGGGTTCATCCATTTGGATCCACAAGCTATGTGAGGTGCCTCTCCACCCACTGCAGACATCCTCTGATGGAACTCTGTGCCCGAACCTTTGTGCCCAACTCCACAGAATGTGGTGGGGACAAAGGAAGAGTCAAAGTCATCACTGGACCCAACTCATCAGGGAAGAGCATATACCTCAAACAGGTGAGGAGAAGCCCTACAGCCTGAGCCTCTGGCATCTTCTGCATCTTCTCCACCCCTATTTGCCACCCAACCCAGGCTCCTGCAGCTCTTTTCCCCCATTTTCTGACCCCGCCCTTCATGAAAGGACCATGTGCTTCCAtctcacatgttctcattctctATTAGAAAGCCATGCTCTAATGGAACTTTCCATGGCTCAAATTCCTCCACCCGCCTCTGAGTATGTACACACCACTTCCAAGTATGTCTCTGCCCATGTCCCATGCCTCTTTACTGATCCTAAATTAGCCAATGGGGCTATGATCAGGATTGGGGGAGGAGAGACAGTCAGTGTATTCTTTACCTTTTTCTCCtgtttcactctctctctctttgatctGTCATTCATGCCTTGAGCCTCTCTTTCACCTCAGCCCATAGCACCAGGCCCCAGGCCCTGTCTCCTTCCCCATTCAGGTAGGCTTGATCGTATTCATGGCCCTGGTAGGCAGCTTTGTGCCAGCAGAGGAGGCCGAAATTGGAGCAGTAGATGCCATCTTCACGCGAATTCatagctgtgaatccatctccCTTGGCCTCTCCACCTTCATGATCGACCTCAACCAGGTCAAAGGGAGCAAAGGGAGGTGGGATTGAGGGAGCGGTAATGGGAAGGAACCCCTGAAAATGCTCAGAACAGGAAAGCATGCTCGCTGCTGCATGCCCTCTATACTAAAGGTGGGAAGCACTATTAAAGGTGGGAAGCACTAGggtcagagacagaaagaatCAATAccacaaatatttcttatttttatttttttatttcttttttttattttaaatattaaatatggggtttcaccatgttggccaggctggtcttgaactcctgacctcaggtgatccgcccacctctgcctcccaacacaATGCTTGCTTCGTGTGAGTCACTGTTGGCAACGAGAGGATGAACAAAGCATGCACCTCACCATTCTAGAACTTGCAGTGCAGTGGGGGTGTCGTATATACATCTTTATTCATAGGTCAACTGTGGTCAGTGCATTACAGGCCTCCAGTACTAACTTTCCCTTTTCCACCTTACGCCCAGCAGGTGGCGAAAGCAGTGAACAATGCCACTGCACAGTCGCTGGTCCTCATTGATGAATTCGGAAAGGGAACCAACACGGTGAGGGGAGAAACTAAGGAGGGGAAAACAGAGGAGGATGAAGGAGCATGAGAGTGAGGCTGGACCTCTGGAATAAAATAGGGCTGTGTGGGCAGAAAAGAAACCGAACATAAGATAGGGAAAGGCCAGGGGGATACATGGGATCCCCATGGCTCTGAACCCTAATCTCTGCCTTCTTTGCAGGTGGATGGGCTTGCACTTCTGGCCGCTGTGCTCCGACACTGGCTGGCACTTGGACGCACATGCCCCCACATCTTTGTGGCCACCAACTTTCTGAGCCTTGTTCAGCTACAGCTGCTGCCACAAGGGCCCCTGGTGCAGTATTTGGTGAGGAGACCAATCTAGCCCCTCGGGGGCCCCTAGGCTCTGCATTTCCCAGCGGTGGAGACGGCTCCTCTATCAGAACAAGGGCTCCTTCAGTACAGAGGCCAcatcccttcccttttctccctccccacaGGGATTGGCCAAAGGTTTCAGGACAGGAAGGAGGTGATTGACAATACActgtcttttattctcttttaagaCCATGGAGACCTGTGAGGATGGCAACGACCTGGTCTTCTTCTATCAGGTTTGCGAAGGTGTGGCGAAGGCAAGCCATGCTTCCCACACGGCTGTCCAGGCTGGGCTTCCCAACAGACTCGTGGCTCGTGGCAAGGAGGTGATGAGATCCAAATGCACAACCACCTGCACCTCAGAGCTCCCTTCCATTCCTACTCCTGTTGGGCCTGGGTCTAGGTCCACAGAATTTCTGACTCTtatttccccttctcttccccaacTCCCCTCAGCTCTCCAACCTTGTTGCTTGCTGTTCCTAGGTCTCAGACTTGATCCGAAGTGGAAAACCCATCAAGCCTGTCAAGGATTTgctaaaaaagaaccaaatggaaaagtGAGTGCGTGGCCCCAGTGTCTTCACTCTCTGCATCTTCTCCTATGGCTCTTCTCCCCTTTTCAGGGACTCATCTTTCCTCCAGCACTTTGCTCTTCAGAAACACATCATTTCTTTCTGAAATCCCTAAATCTTCAAGATCCCAGGTTTTCTGTGCCACAGCCTCTCCCCTCTGCCCAGGGACTTAGTTGTCCATTCTCCCATAAATCtcgctttttctctttcttcagttGCCAGACATTAGTGGATAAGTTTATGAAACTGGATTTGGAAGATCCTAACCTGGACTTGAACGTTTTCATGAGCCAGGAAGTGCTGCCTGCTGCCACCAGCATCCTCTGAGAGTCCCTCCtgtgcccttctcagcctcctgagacccCAGTGGGCTGCCATGCcctctttgttttcttatctccTTCAGACCCAGAATTTTTAGTTTCTCTGGAAATTTTGTTTCATATCAGGAATAAAGTTTATTTTGGAGAAAGGTATTGTTTCTTTAGGCCAGCCAAAACAAAGAGACTAGGAAAGAGCTGAAACACAGAGCAGGAATCCACAGGGGAacctgccctcctgcctcagtgaaAGTAGTGTCATTGCTGTAGGAAGACCCTCGGATTCTACCCAAGGAGACTTCATGAGAACGAACCACTTCACAGAGGCCCTACAAAAACAGATTAGAGGGAAGACAAAGGGGCCCATGGGAGATGGTCTCTCTTCTCAAGTGGGAACACCCAGCCTCAGACAGGACACAGCAGGAAGGGGCCTGAGAGGCTGACAGAAGCAGGATGGGTGCAAGGCAGGgatggaggggagggacagtccAGGCTACACCAGTGGGAGTGGCTCCACTGTTCCCACCTCAGAGCCATGGGGAGCCAGGGCCCTGGTGGGCTGCCCTCGGTGCAGGCTCCCTACACGGTCCTGTTGCTGCCGCTGGGGACAAGCCGCCAAGACCCAGGGGCCCAGAGCTTCTTCCTTTGGGTGAGTATCAGCCCAGCAAGAGGTCCCAGGGGAAGTCTTTCTCCATAGATCTGCCCTTTATATTTCCACTCAACTTGAGGGCCCACAGTGTTCTCGTCTGCCTCCTCTTGCCCTTCAGGTCCTCAGTAGCCAGTCTGGGCTCACACTCAGTGACCACACAGTGAACCCAAACAGGGGTAGAGAGGAAGGACCATGACCCAGAGCCCTGCTGTAGCACAAGAGTCAGCCTCTGTGTTTGCCTTCCAAGCTGCGGAGGATGCAGGCTCTGGAGAGAGAACAGGATGCCCTGTGGCAGGGGCTGGAGCTGCTAAAGCATGGCCAGACCTGGTTTGAAGACCGTCTGAGGGAGGCACATCGACAGCAGCTACATCTGGGGGCCCTCGGTGAGGTAAGGGGGCTGCCCCTCTGTGTGAATTGGGGGAGGGCCAGGGAGGGAGGAGCACGGAATGTATAGACACAGCCTGAGACCACTCTGGAGAGGGGAGAGTTAATGGTCAGAGATCATGAGTTGGAGgcagcatcataatgacaggatgcCACCAAGTGTTAAGTTGGTGCTCATTGTTGGGGCTGGAGGAAGCTGGTCTGCATTCCATTCAGAGGGATTTGGATCACTCCATGGAGATGAGGGCGTGGCCTGGATTATTCCAATGGGGCAGGGATGGACAGGGAGGCTCCATGAAGAGTAGTGAAAGGGGTTATTGTGCTATTTGAGTGGGTAAAGGAACTGACATCAGCTCTAAAGAGATGGAGGTGCGAGTATTGGATTTTCCCACCTGCCTGGGAGGGTACTGGGATGAGGGGATCCAGATGAGGAGACGGATGGCCTGTGGTGACAGGAATAGAGTGGCAGATGGACctcaggttttcaccatgttgtcagccTTCAACTCCTCCTCTAgaattttctgacagatttacaCCCAGAACCTGGTGGCCCCCAGTTAGCCCAGATTCAAAAGGTGAACATCTGTTTGCAGAATCTGATTCAGGAGAAGGTGAGTTTATTGTTTTCAGTTTAGACTTTTGGGAAGTGGGACTAGAGAGGGGAGTTGTTGGGGTCAGTGCTGGCTTAACAGAAAACACAGCAAATTTCCCCTCCAGTTCTCCCCAAGTACACTGAACAAGGCTAGTTCCTGCACCACCCAGGATTCAAAGGAAAGACCAAGGAAGCCGAACTTGTGGCAGCAACAGGTAAACTTCAAGGGAGAGGGCAGGAGCCACACCCTACAGGGCAGGGAGGATCCCAGAGGCcctgtctgtttctcctctcctccaGGAGTTGTCAAGGCAGCAGAAAGGAGTCACCCAGCCAAAGGAGGAGATGGCTCAGTGGGGCTGCCCTAAGGGGCCAAGAGGCCCTACCCATGTCTAAACCTTCCTCTCACTCCCCTAAGTCTGGTGAAAGAGTCAGAAGCCCCAGGCTCCTTATTCCGCTTCTTAACAGCTAAAAAATGGCTCCAGTAGTAAGTCAATAAAGTTCAGACATCTTGGTGTAAAGTGTCTCCTCTACTCCTGAAAACTTTCTTTCATCTTCTTGGTGTCACATGTCCTCATTCTCCCCTATATGAAATGCAAAAATGGTCTTTCTTTGAAATCCCTCTGGGGAGAaggtatgttttttgtttgtctgtttgtttgttttttgagacggagtttcactcttgttacccaggctggagtgcaaaggcacgatctcggctcaccgcaacctccgcctcctgggttcaggcaattctcctgcctcccagcctcctgagtagctgggattacaggcacgcgccaccatgcccagctaattttttgtatctttagtagagacggggtttcaccaatttgaccaggatggtcttgatctcttgacctcgtgatccacccgccttggcctcccaaagtgctgggattacaggcttgagccaccgcacctggccgataTGTTTATTGAAACTGTCCTTCAgccttaaatacaaaaataaaaccgAAGCTGCTCCAGAAAGCAACTTTCTCCAAAAAtgtctttgtttgtttctcaTAGGGTTAGGAAAAGTGCACTGTGGGAAAATCCATTGCCATATATCCCAGTCTTGcagggttttctgttttgttttgtttccgagataggatctcactgttgcccaggctgtactgcagtgaTGCGAccacagtttactgcagcctcgacctcctgaaatcaagctatcctcctgcctcagcctcccagagtactgggattacagacgtgagccactgcattcagccccAGTCTTGCAGTTTTTAAGAAAGGgaagggatgtggagaaaaaagaaaaaccttcattggctaggtgtggtggctcacacctgcaatctcagctctttgggaaaccaagtcaggtggatcatatgaggtcaggggttcaagaccagccagcctggccaacatggtgaaaccctgtctcttactaaaaatacaaaaaagtagctggacatagtggtgggcacctgtgatcccagctactggggaagctgaggcaggagaatcgcttgaacccaggaggtgaaggctgcagtgagcctagattgtgccattccactccagcttgagcgacatgaacaaaactctgtctcaagaaaaggaaggaagggagggagagagagagagaaaagaaaggaaggaaggaagagaggaagagaaagaaaataaagagaaagaaagggtccgggtgcggtggctcacgcctatcatcccagcactttgggaggcggtggatcacaaggtcaagagatcgagaccatcctggtcaacatggtgaaaccctgtctctactaaaaatacgaaaattagctgggcatggtggcgcgtgcctgtagtcccagctactcgggaggctgaggcaggagaattgcttgaaccgaggagacggaggttgcggtgagctgagatcatgccattgcactccagcctgggtaacaacagtgaaactccgtctcaaaaaaaaaggaaggaaaaagaaaagaaaagaggccaggcatggtggctggtcaggcacaatggctcacgtctgtaatcccagcactttgggaggccgaggcaggaggatcatgaggtcagagttcaagaccagcctggccaatatggtgactccgtctcaaaaaaaaaaatctaggagaGGTAAGGTCCTAAGGCCTATGTGGCAAATGTGTCCCACTTCTTCTTACCAATGGGGCAGGTTGAAAATAGTTCCGGAGACCCATCCCCGTAGAGACTGTTGTGTCACCAGGAGTCCAGGCCTAGCAGAAGCAGCACTCCTCCAATTGTGCCCCACCACAGGCTGCCCGacagccctgccccagccctgccttGAGTCACCAATGTGAAGGGGCAAAAGGCAGGGGTGGCCGTGGTGAAGACAGGGTCATGTGAGTGGGTAGGGGCAGCGAGCTGGTCCtgcagggaagaggaagagaatgacAGGGTGTGCTAGAGCTGTACCCACATTAAACTTACATCACGCTCCCGGTGCCTTGCCTACCCTGTGATGGAAAGTAGCGGTGCCTCTCACCTGCCGGGCTGGGGCCAGCACCAGGAGCCGGAGGAAAGCATGAGTCGGGGGCACTGGGCTGGCTTCTCGTCCCGCGGCAGTCACAGTCACCATCACCACGGAATCTGGGGCCGCTGAGTCTGGGACCTCCAGCCACAGGCGGCCCCAGGCGGACTCATTCAGTTCCAAGTGAGCCCTGAGGAGAGAACATGGGCGTCGTGCTGAAGCCCCAGGTTGCCAGAGCCCAGAGCCAGAGGACGCCTGTAGGGGCACGGGAGGGGAGAGCAGGATTCTGAGGGCCAATCGGAAGGGGCCAGGGGCGGGACTTGGGATAAGCATGGGTCGGGCAAGATGCCAGAGGGAGCTGAAGGGTTCAGGGGCCTCACCTGGAGAGGTTGGAGGTGAGGGGGAAGCTGGGGTTGACGGATGTCCTAAGGTCAAGATCCTGAGGGCCCCAGAAGCTGGCGACGCGGAGACTGAGCGGGACCTTGCTGCCCGGGGCCAAGAAACCCGAGGGGCCGCTAAGCTGCAGAGAAGGGCTCATCAGGGAAGGGGCCGCTCCAACTCTTCTCCAGCGCCAGCCGCACCTTCCCCTAACGTCTCACCTCCAGAAGAACAGGGACCACAGTGCTAGGCTGAGGGGCAGCCCTGTGCAGGCGCCGCCCCACTCCGTCCTGGCCAATCAGCTCCAGGGAGAAGGGTCTAGGGGTTGACAGCAGCGTGGCCGGCAGCGAGGCTGCGAGGAGACCTCGCTCTGGGGGTCCCACGGGCTCCAAGGGCACCTGGCCTAGTTCGGCACCCTCGGGGACCCCTCGAAGGATGACATGGGAGAAATGCGGCTGAGGATCCCCGGGATTGACTCTGGAACCCAGCCCTGTCACTTCTACCAGCAGCTGGGTCTGAAGACCTGGGACAGGGGCAAGGAGGGGAGAACATTGTGAGAttcagagacacagggagaaaagaATTAATGGCCTTCAAAATAGGGGTTCCCTCTGGGGAGCATGGATGGGGAAAAGAGGTCATCTTCGAGGGTTACTAATGGGGAGCATCAGGAGGGAGTTCTGGGGtgttggaaatgttctatatcctGAACTGGGCGTATTATATGAAATCCATCAAACTATACACTTTAGTGCACATTACATAAATTATTACTCAATATAAAATtatgcatatgtataaatatatacattatagatatataaatatagagagATATTAAAAACTGGGGGTTATGTGGGAGGGGGGCTCAGGGAATAGATGTACCTGCAACTGGCTGAGTCAGGGGATAGAGGCCAGGGTGGGGTCCATCCTCCATGGGGATCCCAAAGTGGAAGAGGAAGTCCAGGGAGGTATGGGCTGGGAGAGGGCAAAGGCAGTCAGAACTCTTCCCTAAAGGAGTGTGACTGATAGTGCTCTCTGAGGCCTGCagtctctccttccccttcccaggAACACCTCCCTCCTTACCTTGCACTCTAACCCCGGGGGTGCCCTCAGCTGTGACCTGGATCTCCCAGGTTCCTGTCTGCAGAGGGTCATCCATGGTCACCATCCAGAACTGCCCAAAGCGGCGAGTGTGACCTAGAGGACCCATGCCTTCCTCCTGGCCCTGGGAGACCCCTGGGGTAAGGGAAGAATTGTCACATGAAACACTTGCTCTCCCTGAGTACACTCCCCCGATTGTCTATTCCCCAGGCCCCATTCTTCCCTCTGCCTTCAAAGGTACCTGCAGGGTTCTTGATCCAGAAGCTGCTGATGTCTCCGTGGATCCGGACTGTGATCCTCTGGAGCAGCCCATCCACAGTGAACACAAGTGGCTGCCCAGGCACCACAACAGGAGGGTCCAGGGGAAGAGTCACCTTGAGGGATGGGCAGGACCAGGAAATGGGGGAGATGATGAAGTATGGGATCAGGTGGGAACAAATACAGAAGAAAGGGGAGATAGAAAGAAACCATGTCACACACGGTGAAAGGGATACCAGTGAGAGAGGGGCACAGGGCCAGGGATGAAGTTATTGTCAGTGACAAAGTTGGAGGCGAGGGAGTCAGGATTAGACAATCACATCTTGTACCCCATTAAAAGatgacaggccaggtgtggtggttcatgcctgtaatcccagcacctgggagaccaacacaggaggatcacttgagaccaggggttcaagaccagtctagtcaacatagtgagaccctgtctctacagaatacaacccccccccccaaaaaaaaaaagaagtcctgtTACCACAGGACTTCCTGTGGTAACCCTGAGGACAGAAAACTGGAGGCCAAGTGAGGAGGGGTTTACTGATATGAAAGGACAATGCAGGCTGGGcactctggctcatgcctgtaatcccagcattgtgggaggccaaggtgggtggatcacttgaagtcaggagttcaaaaccagcctggccaaaaaaatggtgaaaccccagctttactaaaaaaatgcaaaaattagccgggcctggtgttgggtgcctgtaatcccagctacttgggagactgaggcaggagaatcccttgaacctgggaggtggaggatgcagtgagccgagatcacaccactgcactgcaacctgggtgacagcgtgagcctccgactctctctccctctctctctctgcagtggCTAGCCATGGATCTCAGAGGGAGAGAAACTTCCTTTCCAGCCCCGTGACTGGAAGAGCAACACAGCAGTGACAGTGATTCCCCTTTCTCCTATTAGAAGAGAGGTGCAACCTGATCATCCTTCAGTTCCTAAGTGAGCGCACTGGCCCCCACTTACTCACCAGGGCAGCCATGCTCTCCCCAACAATGGTTGCCACGTCCTGAATGTGCTGGTCTTTGGTGAAAATCACCTCTCCTCCCGAGGCAAGGGCCACTGCTTTGTATGGCTCAAAACGCAGAGGGGACAAGACCTCACGCCGAGCTCGGCCCTGAACCCTTGATGGGTCTTCAGTCACTAGGAATGTTACCTGAGGCCAGAAGAGAGAGCCCAGTCATTGAGTTGTCCAAGTGCCATCTGTTATTATAAATGAGAATCCCTGTGCTCAAGCTTTCTCCAGAGTTGATGGCTTGTGATAAGGTCTCTGCCTGCCTTTGGGCTGCTAGAGTGGGGTCTCCCAGTGATAACCCCCTGCCTTCAGTTAATAGTTGGCCACCACTgcccgggtgcagtggctaacacttgtaatcccagcacttcgggaggctgaggcgggcgtatcacgaggtcaggagttcaagacaagtctggccaacatagtgaaaccccatctctcctaaaaatacaaaaaattagccaggcatggtagtgcatgcttgtagccccagctacttgggaggctgaggcagacaggagaatcaattgaacccgggaagtggaggttgcagtgagccaagatctccccACGGCActctagcttggacaacagagtgagatgttat contains:
- the VWA7 gene encoding von Willebrand factor A domain-containing protein 7 isoform X1; protein product: MLPMEVPQSHPGPSALLLLQLLLPPTSAFFPNIWSLLAAPGSITHQDLTEEAALNVTLQLFLEQPPPGRPPLRLEDFLGRTLLADDLFAAYFGPGSPSRRFRAALGEVSRANAAQDFLPTSKNDPDLHFDAERLGQGRARLVGALRETLVAARALDHTLARQCLGAALHALQDFYSHSNWVELGEQQPHPHLLWPRQELRNLAQVSDPTCSDCEGLSCPGNWLGFTLLTSGYFGTHPPKPPGKCSHGGHFDRSSSQPPRGGINKDSTSPGFSPHHMLHLQAAKLALLASIQAFSLLRSRLGDRDFSRLLDITPASSLSFVLDTTGSMGEEINAAKIQARHIVEQRRGSPMEPVHYVLVPFHDPGFGPVFTTSDPDSFWQQLNEIHALGGGDEPEMCLSALQLALLHTPPLSDIFVFTDASPKDAFLTNQVESLTQERRCRVTFLVTEDPSRVQGRARREVLSPLRFEPYKAVALASGGEVIFTKDQHIQDVATIVGESMAALVTLPLDPPVVVPGQPLVFTVDGLLQRITVRIHGDISSFWIKNPAGVSQGQEEGMGPLGHTRRFGQFWMVTMDDPLQTGTWEIQVTAEGTPGVRVQAHTSLDFLFHFGIPMEDGPHPGLYPLTQPVAGLQTQLLVEVTGLGSRVNPGDPQPHFSHVILRGVPEGAELGQVPLEPVGPPERGLLAASLPATLLSTPRPFSLELIGQDGVGRRLHRAAPQPSTVVPVLLELSGPSGFLAPGSKVPLSLRVASFWGPQDLDLRTSVNPSFPLTSNLSRAHLELNESAWGRLWLEVPDSAAPDSVVMVTVTAAGREASPVPPTHAFLRLLVLAPARQDQLAAPTHSHDPVFTTATPAFCPFTLVTQGRAGAGLSGSLWWGTIGGVLLLLGLDSW
- the SAPCD1 gene encoding suppressor APC domain-containing protein 1 isoform X2, producing MGSQGPGGLPSVQAPYTVLLLPLGTSRQDPGAQSFFLWLRRMQALEREQDALWQGLELLKHGQTWFEDRLREAHRQQLHLGALGENFLTDLHPEPGGPQLAQIQKVNICLQNLIQEKFSPSTLNKASSCTTQDSKERPRKPNLWQQQELSRQQKGVTQPKEEMAQWGCPKGPRGPTHV
- the SAPCD1 gene encoding suppressor APC domain-containing protein 1 isoform X1; this translates as MGSQGPGGLPSVQAPYTVLLLPLGTSRQDPGAQSFFLWLRRMQALEREQDALWQGLELLKHGQTWFEDRLREAHRQQLHLGALGENFLTDLHPEPGGPQLAQIQKVNICLQNLIQEKFSPSTLNKASSCTTQDSKERPRKPNLWQQQVNFKGEGRSHTLQGREDPRGPVCFSSPPGVVKAAERSHPAKGGDGSVGLP